The following coding sequences are from one Salvelinus namaycush isolate Seneca chromosome 23, SaNama_1.0, whole genome shotgun sequence window:
- the LOC120018169 gene encoding endothelial cell-selective adhesion molecule-like isoform X2, translated as MAFQEMLSVPGWSSLSPDLNQLKKVISYSNGEPGIGSPEFRKRVGFSLSMPSSNLSIYINNTQESDSGRYLCNVIIPGAAGLSGEMRLNVKVPPSPPVCTMTGSSVLNGNVTLSCKSSSGKPIPHYKWTKNAPMSEVFFSPMQNERQGTLRLSNLTKSMSGKYVCRASNTAGSDTCSINLEVFTSSNSGAIAAATLGSIMGLVAIILFLIFMLRRRDHEEEEIANDIKEDAQAPKRVSWAKSGTGSDIISKNGTLSSIATSPHPGDPQQLKNFPYPTAPASDTGSVLNAYRLRPGELNPLQGLPGYISGTLPPRHTRPLCVANNIDATYPQGHSRPPSSNHISGTPPPGHTRLLSTSIIVDTPPHGFSQPPSFNHVGVTSPHGYSRPHSSNNIGAPSPQGHSRPPSSNNIGAPSPHRHSQPPSSNHSRPPSISSMPHYGHSRSSSSNGAPLHSPPGSHSPPGHKVTDPDKTEGAQPQVPRPLTSPISSATLARMGAVPVMVPAQSQAGSLV; from the exons gTCATCTCCTACAGTAATGGTGAGCCAGGGATAGGTAGTCCTGAGTTCAGGAAGCGTGTTGGGTTCAGCCTGTCCATGCCCTCGTCCAATCTCTCCATCTACATCAACAACACCCAGGAGTCAGACTCAGGACGATACCTCTGCAATGTCATCATCCCTGGAGCCGCCGGTCTCTCTGGAGAAATGCGCCTTAATGTCAAAG tcCCTCCCTCGCCTCCAGTGTGCACGATGACTGGGTCATCTGTGCTGAATGGCAATGTGACACTGAGCTGTAAATCCAGTTCGGGCAAACCCATCCCTCATTACAAATGGACCAAGAATGCCCCCATGTCAGAGGTCTTCTTTTCCCCCATGCAGA ATGAGAGGCAAGGTACCCTCAGGTTGAGTAACCTCACTAAGAGCATGTCAGGGAAATATGTGTGCCGAGCTAGCAACACTGCCGGTTCTGACACTTGCTCTATCAACCTGGAGGTCTTCACCT CCTCTAATTCTGGAGcgattgctgctgctactctgggGTCCATCATGGGACTGGTAGCCATCATACTCTTCCTCATCTTCATGCTGAGGAGGAGAGACcacgaagaggaggagatagccaatgatatcaa GGAGGATGCCCAGGCACCCAAGCGTGTTTCCTGGGCAAAGAGTGGCACAGGCTCAGACATCATCTCCAAAAATGGCACGCTGTCATCCATAGCCACGAGCCCCCATCCGGGAGACCCCCAGCAGCTCAAAAACTTCCCCTACCCCACTGCACCGGCCTCTGACACAGGCTCTGTGCTCAACGCCTACCGCCTTCGGCCTGGAGAGCTCAACCCCCTGCAGGGCCTCCCAGGGTACATCAGTGGCACACTTCCACCCAGGCACACCAGACCCCTCTGTGTTGCTAACAACATTGATGCCACCTATCCACAAGGGCACAGTCGACCCCCCAGTTCTAACCACATCAGTGGGACTCCACCCCCTGGCCACACCCGGCTCCTCAGCACTAGTATCATTGTTGACACTCCTCCCCATGGGTTCAGTCAACCAcccagttttaaccatgttggTGTCACCTCTCCACATGGGTACAGCAGACCCCATAGTTCTAACAACATTGGTGCCCCCTCCCCCCAGGGGCACAGTCGACCCCCAAGTTCTAACAATATCGGCGCCCCCTCTCCACACAGGCACAGCCAACCTCCCAGTTCCAACCACAGCCGACCCCCCAGCATCAGTAGCATGCCTCACTATGGACACAGCAGATCCTCCAGTTCTAACGGTGCCCCACTTCATTCCCCACCTGGATCCCATTCCCCACCTGGCCACAAGGTCACAGACCCCGACAAGACTGAGGGGGCCCAGCCCCAGGTACCACGCCCTCTCACCTCGCCCATCAGCTCCGCCACCCTGGCCCGTATGGGTGCTGTGCCCGTCATGGTGCCCGCTCAGAGCCAGGCTGGATCACTGGTATAG